In the genome of Lactuca sativa cultivar Salinas chromosome 3, Lsat_Salinas_v11, whole genome shotgun sequence, the window TAAGTGAAACATATATATGTCCTGATGTTTACTTTGGTTTGGTTTCTTATTAGGGAGGTGCAAAGAAGGTTGTGATTTCTGCTCCAAGTGCAAATGCTCCCATGTTTGTCATGGGTGTCAATGAGAAAGAATACAAGTCTGACATCACCATTGTTTCTAATGCTAGCTGCACAACTAACTGTCTTGCTCCACTCGCAAAGGTCAAATCCATCAAAATGTCAAATAATTTTAACATTCTTCTGGTTCCTGATGTAAAAACTGCTCCTCAAACCTTTTGCTTTCTTTTTAAACAGGTTATTAATGACAAATTTGGTATTGTTGAAGGCCTTATGACCACTGTTCACTCCATCACAGGTCAGTGTATACTTTTTATATAATATAGAATAAtgttgaattattttttttattttttttttaaaatagtcTTGTATATGACTCAGCAACCCAAAAGACTGTTGATGGTCCATCAATGAAGGATTGGAGAGGTGGAAGAGCTGCTTCTTTCAACATCATTCCCAGCAGCACTGGAGCTGCCAAGGTATGGAAATCTCAACATATTTTTTTATCAGCTAACAGCTATTTTTTGAGCTATCAGCTATTTCTTTAGTTTTTCAGCTATTTTTCCTTTTAAAGTTAAAAAGGAAAACTGAtaaatatttttgttgttttttgaaGGCTGTGGGAAAAGTTCTTCCTGCACTTAATGGAAAACTTACGGGCATGGCTTTCCGTGTTCCTACTGTCGATGTGTCAGTGGTTGATCTTACTGCCAGGCTGGAAAAGCCTGCCTCCTATGACGAAATCAAGGCTGCTATTAAgtaataaaaaaatcatttaataATTTTACAAATCatgtaaaataattaattatttaactttttatttttaggGCCGAGGCTGAAGGAAGCCTGAAGGGAATCTTGGGTTACACTGAGGATGATGTCGTGTCGACAGACTTCGTGGGCGACCAAAGGTAAAAAAGAAAAAtgtcattttggtcattttactcGCAGTGTTAGAGTTTCATTTCCAATGTGGATTGAACTGGATTGGATTCTCTGCATGTTGTCTGGGACACTGTGGGCccacaaatatatttatattaagaaaaacatttttttttgtgaatGGAAAAAGGTCGAGCATATTTGATGCGAAGGCTGGAATTGCACTGAACAACAACTTTGTTAAGGTTGTGTCTTGGTATGATAATGAATGGGGATATAGGTATGATTTTTAGTGCTTTtactttttatttaatataatttgatttttgaaaaatgaaatttgattttttcttttttttgaaaaattgtttgtttTGTAGTAACCGAGTTGTTGATTTGATCCGTCATATGTCCAAGTCTTAGATGGGTCGGGTTGCAGTTGGAATTTGGAAATGCATATGCGGGGGATTCATTTGGCTCCATGGGTGTGGAGTTTTTTAGGGAATAATTTGAGTTTTCATGTCATGTAACGATGAACTCTCTTCTTTGGGTTCGTTTTCACAATTTTGAGTAAAAATCACGGGTTTTGTTTTGGTACCTCTATTATAAACAATATTAAAAAAGTGATGccctttttgttaagaaaaaaataattaaatc includes:
- the LOC111893231 gene encoding glyceraldehyde-3-phosphate dehydrogenase, cytosolic, translated to MAKIKIGINGFGRIGRLVARVALQSDDVELVAVNDPFITTDYMIYMFKYDSVHGPWKKHEVKVKDSKTLLIGEKPITVFGMKNPEEIPWGEAGAEYVVESTGVFTDKDKAAAHLKGGAKKVVISAPSANAPMFVMGVNEKEYKSDITIVSNASCTTNCLAPLAKVINDKFGIVEGLMTTVHSITATQKTVDGPSMKDWRGGRAASFNIIPSSTGAAKAVGKVLPALNGKLTGMAFRVPTVDVSVVDLTARLEKPASYDEIKAAIKAEAEGSLKGILGYTEDDVVSTDFVGDQRSSIFDAKAGIALNNNFVKVVSWYDNEWGYSNRVVDLIRHMSKS